The Anolis sagrei isolate rAnoSag1 chromosome Y, rAnoSag1.mat, whole genome shotgun sequence genome contains a region encoding:
- the LOC137095182 gene encoding mRNA decay activator protein ZFP36L1-like → MPSDSLSPFVELEDALCKTFLSLNVDGDVRAQTRTPPGFHRALSACPVALLSSDDDAIALCAASDQNDIVWPSRGPWGRDPELPRTVLHDLPFRADRSVSLIEGKGTSSSSSSSSRYKTELCRTFEESGSCKYGAKCQFAHGSGELRGLSRHPKYKTEPCRTFHTSGICPYGARCHFIHNAEERRTPPEMPCHFSSLLCHADMETLPSPQNLDFPKAFLPCGQPSVACNIVTSNPFAFPNFLALQKSLSADSLSDAEDSGSSVGSSGSESPGLGLSGRRLPIFSQLSVSDD, encoded by the coding sequence ACTTTCCTGAGCCTGAATGTGGACGGAGACGTCCGAGCCCAAACCCGGACCCCTCCGGGTTTCCACCGCGCCCTTTCGGCTTGCCCTGTGGCCCTCTTGTCTTCTGACGACGATGCCATCGCATTGTGTGCCGCCTCCGACCAAAACGATATTGTGTGGCCCAGTCGGGGTCCTTGGGGCCGGGACCCCGAGCTTCCCCGCACCGTCCTGCACGACCTCCCGTTCCGAGCGGACCGTTCGGTGAGCCTGATCGAGGGCAAAGGGACCtcctcgtcgtcgtcgtcatcgtcCCGCTACAAGACGGAGCTGTGCCGCACCTTCGAGGAGAGCGGCTCCTGTAAGTACGGTGCCAAGTGCCAGTTTGCCCATGGGTCCGGCGAACTACGCGGCCTTAGCCGGCACCCCAAGTACAAGACGGAGCCGTGCCGTACGTTCCACACATCTGGAATCTGTCCGTACGGGGCCCGGTGCCACTTCATCCACAACGCGGAGGAGCGCCGGACACCTCCAGAAATGCCATGCCACTTTTCTTCACTTCTGTGCCATGCCGATATGGAGACCCTTCCTTCTCCCCAAAACCTCGATTTCCCCAAAGCCTTCCTCCCTTGTGGTCAGCCTTCCGTCGCTTGCAACATAGTGACCTCCAACCCATTCGCCTTCCCGAACTTCTTGGCGCTCCAGAAGAGTCTTTCTGCGGATTCGCTCTCGGACGCCGAAGATTCGGGGAGTTCCGTCGGAAGCAGCGGCTCCGAGTCGCCGGGATTGGGGCTTTCCGGGCGCCGGCTCCCCATCTTTAGCCAGCTCTCTGTTTCGGATGACTGA